DNA sequence from the Siniperca chuatsi isolate FFG_IHB_CAS linkage group LG3, ASM2008510v1, whole genome shotgun sequence genome:
acattcaatcaTAATTTATAGCACACTTCCTTCTCTTTTGCTGCAGAGCATCAGGTCGGGTCAAGTCTGTCTCACAGGGCTCTGGAGGTTATGACAGTGACAGCGTGGAGATGCATCCCATGGAGGAGTGTCCCGAGGCTCAGTACTATCACATGCAGTGCCGGCTGGGGGAGGGGGGTTACGAGCGCTCCCCTggatgtggtggtggtggtggatcAAGGAACTGGGGTCTTCGTAAACAGGCTATCCAAAACTGGCAGCGGCGACCTTACAGGAACAGCACTGAGGGCGAGGAAGGAGACGTGTCAGACGTGGGCTCCCGGACCACCGAGTCTGAGGTGGAGATGTGGGaacaagagaggagagctgTGGCTGAAGTCCAGCAGTCTGCTGCTCCCTATCCTCACCACGGCAGGGCAGGATATCGCCCTAACACAGGTAACAGCTCTCTGGGAAGTTGTTCAGGCCTGTTATTCTTAGAAATGTACACACCGTCACACACTCTCTCCAATCTAACATTCAGCCAGCAGCTCAGACACATGGGAGCCAGGATTCACAGAATAAAGGCCTTAAAATGACTCCCATGAGAGCAGTGACTGATGTGGATCTAGGTCAGGTTGAGTTACAGTCGCTGTAATGTTGCTGGAGCTGTGTCAATGACCAAAACTCTTTCTTTGGAAGTTTTTCTTATCAAAATTatgggtctaaggatagagggtgtgtGCCCTCTGAGACAAACTTGTGATTTTGGcctatataaatgaacttgacttgacttaactTGACTAGTTAAAATGCCAATTAGTAGCATTGTGAGCTATTAAAAGGCAGTCAGCACTCTGactatttttaaaacatcatgAGACAAATAACAAGGGTCCAAAGAGGCCAAaatgatactgtatgtgtccaaATTGCAggtgcaattcaaagtgctttacatcaGGCAAAGATATGCATTAgaacaatatttaaaaacacaaaaaactagAATAAAATTGACTAAACTAGAACAAAGTGAGataaaaaatccaaataaaataaaatatatatcaacaaaaataataatagaccAGGCATACAGTTATAGTGCCGTTACAGTGCAGTGATAAGTTACCCCACATCCAATCAAGGAAACAAAAGTGCAGTAAAGACATTAATCAACAGCAGAAGTTTGGATGCTTGTAAAGTCATCAGGACGTTGGTTTCATCTGTGTGCAGCACAGAACCTAAAAGCAGCCTCACCGTGTCCAGTTCTGtatttgtacttgtactgtaagtgttcttggttttgttttaaaatcaactaacattaattaaaaacaactaaCTATCAGGGACAAGATGAAGATTTACAGTTCAGGGTGTATAAATAATGCTAATTGGCAGACAACTTAATGTGATCCACCCAGTGATTTCAATTGTTATTTAACCAGCTAAAGTCCTTTTTTCATAAGGTGTTTACACTATTTTGTTTACCATGAGTATGTCTGTTATAGATGATGAGTAATCAAGTCATACATTGCTGTTGTTGCTATacacttttctttgtgtgtctgtgtctttggTAGACATTGAACATATTTGTATTTGCGAGAGTACTGTTTGCCTGTTGTATCATCTCAGTTTCTTGTCTCATACTAAGCTTTGCTTCTATGAGTGAGCCAAGTCAGACCGCCAATCATGCCCGCACATTTCTTCAGATCCACCACAGATTGTACATCTCTCTGTTAACTTCTTACCCTGCCAAGATCCTTAAACTCACTGCTGCTGCCTTCTATTTTTTTCCACCTGCTTTCGGGTTTCTTCTAAATACCAGGTGGACTGAGGCAATCTGAGAAGGAGCGAAACTGGGCCAGAGCCCTATGACAAATTCGCATGAACTGCTATGACTGCCCCATTAACTCAAAGGTTTTTCTCACGTAACACTCAACATGTTACTGGCATTCCTTTGCTCTGACGTAGTTCTCCTTATTGGGAGAGTCTCTGCCAGGTTTTATCAGATGGTACGTATCTACAAGCACACAGTTTTCTCTCAGCATGTAACACACAGCTTGGCTTTTTTAGTTCATTTGGCAGTCTTGAGCgtaggtggtgtgtgtgtgtgtgtgagagagagagagagagagagagagagagaaagaaagaaagaggaagagcgAGAGAGTGTAAGTAATGGTTCATAGCCTTGATGGTTTCAAGCAGACGCCTTCCAAGGCCAAAGATGAAATGAGTCATCTAGGAGAAATCTTGCTGGGAGCAATAAGACGGGCTTGTATTGGACACATGGTATCAGCCAGTAGATAGTAATATAGagcatgaaatgaaaagaagaaaaaaaaattatataaccTCATTTAATGTCTTGTTGAGGGTTGGCGCCACCATGTGACAGAATATCTTTAACATTATTAAAGTGGCATttacttgtatttgtttttgagaaattGGCTTTAGAAAATTGGCTTGTCTACAGTTATAGAAGTAAAATAAAGCTTGtagttaaattaatttgttgttattttaaatgtatgtttacaaCTTATATAATGATAATCATAATaaaatttatttatgtagcagTTATCAAAATCACCAATTACGTagtgttttacaaaaaacaaacataacacaataaaaaataataagaacaGTCAAGCGAACAGTAAAGAAATGTAAGTTAAATAGCAAGAACAAATTCAGGAAAAAGGACTGGTAAAATACCAATTATagacaatataaatatacacaaatcCAGCCGCCTTTAGTCTTACACATAGCTATGGAAACAGCCAACAAGTTCCTGCCTGAGGACCTCAGACTGCATGCAGGTTGATAAGAAGAAAGTAACTAAGATATATAATCTGGGGCCGTTGTGGTGATTTTAAGAAAGAACTTAAAAATAGTCAAGGTACAATACACGGCAGAATATACTGAAACCTTAAGAATATGGTACCTTCCTACGTTCAAAGCAGTCTGGTATTCCAAAATTGTAATAAATCCTTGAAAACTGAAAGTCCAAATTCAACGCTGGGGTCTAATGATAAAAAATAGTCCTTTTGTTTTAACTTGGACCAACCCACATTgtgttaaagggttaaaagatTATTTCTTCCCACAGGTCGGTCTGATGGGGTCAACAACAAGCCATGTCGCCATGAAAAGAGCCCGTCCAAATCCAGCGAGGTGATTAGTCCAGAGATCCTGAAGATGCGTGCAGCTCTCTTCTGTATCTTCACCTACCTGGATACTAAAACTCTGCTGAGAGCTGCTGAGGTCTGCCGTGACTGGAAGTTTGTGGCTCGTCACCCGGCTGTGTGGACCCGAGTGCTGCTAGAGAACGCTCGCATTTCTTCCAAGGTGGATACTGAACATTTAGATACTGTATTCAGTCAACAGCCAGTAGCATTATCAAAGCAGTAGCATGTGGTGCATttggctgtgttgtgtttgctgtgtgttgtgAAGATTTTCACTGATCTCAATGTTACTTCCTTAGTTCCTGAGCATATTGTCTCAGTGGTGCACTCAGACGCACTCCCTCATCCTGCAAAACCTCAAACCAAGACAGCGGGGCAAGAAGGAAACTAAGGAGGACTACCTTAAAAGCACACGGTGGGACACTCATGCagtagaaacagacacacagatatacataGGAAGTTACAGCTGCACACAGTTTCCAAAAAAGTCACATTGGGGTAATTATTactgtgttttgtattattttggcTTCGATAAACACATTGCTTTGCAAACTATTGAACTGAGTGACATCCTAAATCACTCCTCAAACAATGATTGATGAGATGAAACCAGCAACAGGAACATAAGCGATTgaattgtgacatttttgtgCTGTTTGATTATGATCAGCATGTACAATATCAGTTTTCATTTCCTGAAAGAAGACAAGTGGAAGTTTGATATgagtggaaaaagtgaagctgAGACTGCATATTAAAGCTCGAAGCTGCTCTTAAATTGTGCGGACAGTGCGTAGACATGCTGCTTTCTGCATATATTGCTGAAAACATTGCATTATACATTGCGTTATGTGCTAGAAATCATAGAAGGGCTGTTCTGAAGGACAGGAGAATTAATTCCTCTGCTCTTGCCTCTGTCAATCTTTTTTTGTTGACCTTACCTTACCTTATGTTTCCATCTAAGTGGTTGTCTGGAGGAAGGTCTGGAGGCATTGTTAAAGGCCACAGGAAGTAACCTACTGATACTGAAGATTTCACACTGCCCCAACCTGCTGACTGATCGCTCCCTCTGGCTGGCCAGCTGCTACTGCCGAGCTCTGCAAGCTGTAACCTACAGGTAGACCAGTACACCCAGGTCCCATCTCTCTTGTAAATTTGCACCCTGTCCACTGCATCATGcacaaatatttcagttttaccCCACTGACTTTGCTTTAATGACTCCATAAGACTGCACAGTTTTATGCTGTGTAATATAAACACACCTTTTCTATACTTATTGTGTTCCAGGAGTGCCACAGATCCAGTTGGCCAGGAGGTGATCTGGGCCCTTGGAGCAGGTTGTAGAGACATCATCTCCCTACAGGTGGCGCCACTACACCCATGGTAATAGATGgagaaatatactgtacttcTAACTTCTGAATAAAACCAAATATTCTATCTGTTATGACATCAATGATTTTGATTATTAAATTAATGAACATGGACTATATTTTGTCTCTATTAGCCAACAACCTGCTCGATTCAGTAACCGATGCCTGCAGACGATTGGAAGATGTTGGCCACACCTCCGTGCTCTTGGTGTGGGTGGGGCTGGATGTGGCATTCAGGGGTTGGCCTCTCTGGGTAAATATTGCTTGTATAACAACTTTTCAATTTATAGTTTAAttcctttcagtgtttttagctacaacacaaaaatacattattcatgacatttatgaaatattcaaataccGTCACACTGCTTTTTTAATCATGACTAAGGGGACAGAAGTAACATTTGTGGTAAGATGATTAAACAGTATTATTGTCATATCAGGACATAAACTAGGACAGCACAGATACTGCATTTAACCAATGTCTTGTCAATCTATTCATATATTCTTTATAACAATATGCATTTTACACACTATTGGTTGAGACCTTATATGAGCCTTTACTGTAACCTTTGCTGTTATTATCTTGACACTCCCCTACTCATCGTCCCCATCTGTGCATTTCCTTACTTCCATTCAccccccaccacctccagcGAGGAACTGCATGCGCCTGCAGGTGCTGGAGTTGGATCATGTGAGCGAGATCAACCAGGAGGTGGCAGCAGAGGTTTGCAGAGAGGGCTTGAAAGGTCTGGAGATGCTGGTGCTcagctccacaccagtcaccccCAAAGCCCTGCTCCACTTCAACAGTGAGTTTGAATACTGCTGTACAAACTATAGTAGGCCTACTGTCTAAAATCCTGTTGTGAATATACAACATTTAACAGTTAAATGCAATAGTGTCCCTCTGAATTAGTACTTAatattaaatgtactgtacagtgtaaTCTCATGTGATATTTGTGTGATATTCTAGTGAGAGATACACCTTGATTCATGTTACAGTTTCTTTTGTTATGTTTATAAAGGTATAAAAATcaagcaataaaaatatttcgGAATCGGAATGGAATgataaatcagaaaaataatgttGAAAACTAAAACTTAAAGCACAAAATGTCTTTGCACTATTTTGCTGTCGAGCTACTGCCTGTCACAGTCCCTTGAGGTCTGCTTCCTATTTCCTATTTCAAGAATATTGTGGAAAACTATGGTGGATTTACTTTTCGTAGCTATAAGTACAAATTTATTATGAGAATGCGGAAAAACAAATAGCCCCAGATAATTAATGCTGCCTAAATCCTCCTTCCACTCATGTAGGCGTTTGCCGCAACCTGAAGTCCATCGTGGTTCAAATTGGTATAGAAGACTACTTTGAGGACCCCAACAGCCCTGAAGCTAGAAAATTGTTTGATGAGATGGTTAACAAGCTGCAGGTAACAGCACCTCCGTGTCTCACATCACACCTATTGCACCTGcagcacacaaacatttcagtttgacaTATATGTCAGTTGATGAAACATCTAATATAACTCACAGACTAAATTAAGACAGGGAGCATATGCCCTTACCCACTACTCATACATGTGGAAAAAACTGCTTTTCACATACAAGCTTTCATGAGGAAGAATCCTATTCCAATGACCTTTCTTCTGACGCCACAGTCTGGTTAAACTTTCAATTTTCAGATGAGCATATTTGGTAAGTACATACACAAATAA
Encoded proteins:
- the fbxo41 gene encoding F-box only protein 41, giving the protein MASLDLPYRCPRCGEHKRFRSLSSLRAHLEYNHTYETLYVLSKSNSVCDAAALLPLVAEGALLTPANNNDLFEPLRPSALKERRFPCRELPCADDLSLTPANSNTAARYIPNVEFPLGEIFMKKTMTSADPGPHGNPSTAVAVAANVAASAVEAAYEEGLARLKARAFERLELDERLEKLSEEVEQKIAARVGRLQAELERKSSELDRAKQESERLSQEKQNLEDKASELSRQVDVSVEMLANLKQDLVNKEEELNHKQQEVAQIDQFLQETAAREANAKVRLQQFIEELLDRADRAEKQLQIISSCGTTPNGSLGRCSLQASKGNGRQRNSSLSGSTRGMYQVSDRRSSPSTGASGRVKSVSQGSGGYDSDSVEMHPMEECPEAQYYHMQCRLGEGGYERSPGCGGGGGSRNWGLRKQAIQNWQRRPYRNSTEGEEGDVSDVGSRTTESEVEMWEQERRAVAEVQQSAAPYPHHGRAGYRPNTGRSDGVNNKPCRHEKSPSKSSEVISPEILKMRAALFCIFTYLDTKTLLRAAEVCRDWKFVARHPAVWTRVLLENARISSKFLSILSQWCTQTHSLILQNLKPRQRGKKETKEDYLKSTRGCLEEGLEALLKATGSNLLILKISHCPNLLTDRSLWLASCYCRALQAVTYRSATDPVGQEVIWALGAGCRDIISLQVAPLHPCQQPARFSNRCLQTIGRCWPHLRALGVGGAGCGIQGLASLARNCMRLQVLELDHVSEINQEVAAEVCREGLKGLEMLVLSSTPVTPKALLHFNSVCRNLKSIVVQIGIEDYFEDPNSPEARKLFDEMVNKLQALKKRPGFSKILHVKADSLC